The Primulina tabacum isolate GXHZ01 chromosome 16, ASM2559414v2, whole genome shotgun sequence genome window below encodes:
- the LOC142528403 gene encoding uncharacterized protein LOC142528403, with translation MTRRAYIMHAEQAEPDNTVVTGRILLVGIATYALLDSGATHSFIYELFVKQLRILPVNVVSGFRVTMPSGEYMVSTSMFKDVELKLKKNVKWADLIVLPMPEFDIILGMDWITLNGDTIEFRRRSVSIRPHNEKALIFETAQNNQMPYIISCIRAKKLIRRGFQGFLASIISVPTTDSRSIVDVEVVKDFPDSVP, from the exons ATGACTAGAAGGGCTTACATTATGCATGCTGAGCAAGCGGAGCCAGATAATACGGTTGTTACAG GACGAATTTTGTTAGTGGGCATAGCTACTTACGCTTTGCTAGATtctggagctacacattctttcatataTGAATTGTTCGTGAAGCAATTGAGAATCTTACCAGTTAACGTAGTGTCGGGATTTAGAGTTACAATGCCTTCTGGAGAATATATGGTCTCTACAAGCATGTTTAAGGATGTGGAACtcaaattgaaaaagaatgttaAATGGGCGGACCTTATTGTATTACCAATGCCcgagtttgatattattttgggcATGGATTGGATCACATTGAATGGGGATACTATTGAATTTCGGCGGAGgtcagtatctattagaccgCACAATGAGAAAGCATTAATCTTTGAGACTGCACAAAACAATCAAATGCCGTATATCATTTCATGCATTCGTGCAAAGAAGCTTATCCGAAGAGGCTTTCAAGGTTTTCTTGCTAGTATTATATCTGTACCCACTACTGACAGTCGATCGATCGTGGATGTGGAGGTTGTCAAGGACTTTCCGGACAGTGTTCCCTGA